The proteins below are encoded in one region of Haladaptatus sp. R4:
- a CDS encoding histidine phosphatase family protein, whose product MITVVVVRHGETAWNREHRMQGWAPTSLTELGREQARQLGKNLHRRYDIDRIRSSDLHRTRETTELLRDFVDVPVTFDSTWRERDCGIFQGLPADDLFERFPEYALHQVGLEAAYETPDSGESLVDVRKRVLEGWERLLVESEPVETVLIVAHGGPIRLILGYIKGFDIPEAILDQPQSNCAINEVNYDTETGETTIVRENDTCHC is encoded by the coding sequence GTCCGACACGGTGAGACTGCGTGGAACCGCGAGCATCGCATGCAGGGGTGGGCACCCACATCACTTACAGAACTCGGCCGGGAGCAGGCCAGACAGCTCGGTAAAAACCTCCATCGGAGATACGACATCGATAGAATTCGGTCTTCGGACCTCCATCGGACGAGGGAGACGACGGAGTTGCTTCGGGACTTCGTCGATGTCCCCGTAACGTTCGACTCGACGTGGCGGGAACGCGATTGCGGGATATTTCAGGGGCTCCCGGCAGACGACTTGTTCGAACGGTTTCCCGAGTACGCCCTCCACCAGGTCGGTCTCGAAGCGGCGTACGAAACACCGGACAGCGGCGAGAGCCTCGTCGACGTTCGCAAACGGGTGCTTGAGGGATGGGAGCGGCTGTTAGTTGAAAGCGAACCGGTAGAAACCGTCCTCATCGTCGCTCACGGTGGCCCCATCCGCCTGATTCTCGGGTATATCAAGGGTTTCGACATCCCAGAGGCGATCCTGGATCAGCCACAATCGAACTGTGCCATCAACGAGGTCAACTACGACACTGAAACGGGTGAGACAACCATCGTACGTGAGAACGACACGTGTCACTGCTGA
- a CDS encoding TrmB family transcriptional regulator: MASLRDLGLSEYEARAYRALLNTGPTTAKDLSRVSDVPMGRIYDVLNSLETHNLVRSQSASRPKKYVAVEPTTALDRLLDDKLDELNAKADQYEDIVDDLSTELDAVDPPIEEGFWTAAVGPDDSLELLIERLDAAERRIVMVAGRVSPTFDIGNVGDTVAEHLETALSRGVEVSVLMSPELVSTLPESVGRRYADTLSDHPKFSVRTTAELDGTFNLIDDLEVCIEVANPLSPGEAFAMIDLKDPEFAANVNNQFSSRWETAEPLHF; encoded by the coding sequence ATGGCAAGTCTTCGCGATTTGGGTCTCTCCGAGTACGAAGCGCGTGCGTATCGAGCGCTCTTGAACACGGGACCGACGACGGCGAAGGACCTCTCTCGGGTGAGCGACGTTCCGATGGGGCGGATTTACGACGTGCTCAACAGCCTGGAGACGCACAACCTCGTGCGAAGTCAGAGTGCGAGTCGCCCGAAGAAGTACGTCGCCGTCGAGCCGACCACCGCGCTCGACCGACTGCTGGACGACAAACTGGACGAACTGAACGCGAAGGCCGACCAGTACGAGGACATCGTGGACGATTTGAGCACCGAACTCGACGCCGTGGACCCGCCGATAGAGGAGGGCTTCTGGACAGCGGCGGTCGGTCCGGACGATTCGCTCGAACTCCTCATCGAACGCTTGGACGCCGCGGAACGCCGCATCGTCATGGTCGCCGGTCGGGTGTCCCCGACGTTCGACATCGGCAACGTCGGGGACACCGTCGCGGAGCACCTCGAAACGGCGCTGTCACGGGGCGTGGAAGTATCCGTCCTCATGTCGCCGGAACTCGTCAGCACGCTCCCCGAGAGCGTCGGTCGGCGCTACGCCGACACGCTCTCGGATCATCCGAAATTTTCGGTTCGAACGACGGCGGAACTCGACGGGACCTTCAACCTCATCGACGACCTCGAAGTCTGTATCGAAGTGGCGAACCCGCTCTCGCCCGGCGAGGCGTTCGCCATGATCGACCTGAAAGACCCCGAGTTCGCGGCGAACGTCAACAATCAGTTCTCCTCTCGCTGGGAGACCGCCGAACCGCTTCACTTCTGA